The following proteins are encoded in a genomic region of Glycine soja cultivar W05 chromosome 17, ASM419377v2, whole genome shotgun sequence:
- the LOC114392875 gene encoding probable methyltransferase PMT14 → MGSKTNASGYRARRPLSIFAVLGLCCFFYLLGAWQRSGSGKADKLALKVNNLMTGCTVLPNLSFESHHSDVEIVRPDVLKAKAFKPCDMKYTDYTPCQEQDQAMKFPRENMIYRERHCPAEKEKLHCLIPAPEGYTTPFPWPKSRDYAYYANVPYKSLTVEKAVQNWVQFQGNVFKFPGGGTMFPQGADAYIDELASVIPIADGSVRTALDTGCGVASWGAYLLKRNVLAMSFAPKDNHEAQVQFALERGVPAVIGVLGTIRLPYPSRAFDMAQCSRCLIPWTSNEGMYLMEVDRVLRPGGYWILSGPPINWKTYYQTWKRSKEDLKAEQTKLEELAESLCWEKKYEKGDIAIWRKKINDKSCKRKSPNSCDLDNADDVWYQKMEVCKTPLPEVTSKTEVAGGELQKFPARLFAVPPRIAQGIIPGVTAESYQEDNKLWKKHVNAYKRMNKLIGTTRYRNVMDMNAGLGGFAAVLESQKSWVMNVVPTIAENTLGVVYERGLIGIYHDWCEGFSTYPRTYDLIHANGLFSLYQDKCNLEDILLEMDRILRPEGAIIIRDEVDVLNKVKKIVRGMRWEAKLVDHEDGPLVPEKILVAVKVYWVGTSKNKTSTEE, encoded by the exons ATGGGTTCTAAAACTAATGCATCGGGCTATAGAGCACGAAGGCCACTGTCAATATTTGCTGTGCTTGGTCTGTGctgtttcttttatcttttgggaGCATGGCAAAGAAGTGGATCTGGGAAGGCAGATAAACTTGCATTGAAAGTTAATAACCTGATGACAGGCTGCACTGTTTTACCCAATTTGAGTTTTGAATCCCATCACAGTGATGTAGAAATTGTCAGACCTGATGTGCTAAAAGCTAAAGCATTCAAGCCGTGTGACATGAAATATACTGATTATACACCTTGCCAAGAGCAAGACCAAGCAATGAAATTCCCAAGAGAGAATATGATCTATAGGGAAAGACATTGTCCCGctgaaaaggaaaaattgcactGCCTCATTCCAGCCCCTGAAGGGTACACGACTCCTTTTCCATGGCCTAAAAGCCGTGATTATGCCTACTATGCTAATGTTCCTTACAAGAGCTTGACAGTGGAGAAGGCTGTTCAAAACTGGGTGCAATTCCAGGGAAATGTGTTCAAATTTCCAGGTGGAGGGACCATGTTCCCTCAAGGAGCAGATGCATATATTGATGAACTTGCATCAGTTATTCCAATTGCAGATGGTTCTGTCAGAACAGCACTGGACACTGGTTGTGGG GTTGCAAGCTGGGGAGCCTACTTGCTAAAGAGAAATGTCCTGGCTATGTCCTTTGCTCCGAAGGACAACCATGAAGCACAAGTTCAGTTTGCTCTAGAACGAGGGGTACCTGCTGTTATTGGTGTTCTTGGCACCATCCGCCTTCCATACCCATCAAGAGCATTCGATATGGCCCAGTGTTCTCGATGTCTGATACCATGGACTTCAAATG AGGGAATGTATCTAATGGAAGTTGACCGAGTCTTAAGGCCTGGTGGATACTGGATTTTGTCTGGGCCCCCAATTAATTGGAAAACATACTACCAAACATGGAAGCGGTCCAAGGAAGATCTGAAGGCAGAACAGACAAAACTTGAGGAGTTAGCTGAAAGTCTTTGTTGGGAAAAGAAGTACGAAAAGGGTGATATTGCTATttggagaaagaaaataaatgataaatccTGCAAAAGAAAGTCTCCCAATTCATGTGATTTAGATAATGCTGATGATGTATG GTACCAAAAAATGGAGGTCTGCAAAACCCCTTTACCTGAGGTAACCAGCAAAACTGAAGTTGCTGGAGGGGAGTTACAGAAGTTTCCAGCTAGGCTTTTTGCAGTCCCTCCTCGAATAGCCCAGGGCATTATTCCAGGGGTTACGGCTGAATCTTATCAAGAGGACAACAAATTATGGAAAAAGCATGTTAACGCTTACAAAAGAATGAATAAATTGATTGGCACTACCAGATATCGGAATGTGATGGACATGAATGCAGGCCTTGGAGGATTTGCAGCTGTGCTTGAATCACAAAAGTCTTGGGTGATGAATGTTGTGCCTACAATTGCTGAGAACACTTTGGGTGTTGTCTATGAGAGAGGTCTGATCGGCATTTATCATGACTG GTGCGAAGGCTTTTCAACATATCCAAGGACATATGATCTTATTCATGCTAATGGTTTATTCAGCTTGTACCAGGACAA GTGCAACCTAGAAGACATCCTTCTAGAGATGGATCGCATCCTAAGGCCTGAAGGAGCAATCATCATCCGGGACGAAGTTGATGTTCTTAACAAGGTTAAGAAAATTGTCAGGGGCATGAGATGGGAAGCCAAACTGGTGGATCATGAGGATGGCCCTCTTGTGCCTGAGAAGATATTGGTTGCTGTCAAAGTGTATTGGGTTGGCACCAGCAAAAACAAAACATCCACTGAGGAATAA